Below is a window of Streptomyces qaidamensis DNA.
TGCTCGTCGGTGAGCGCCTTGGTCATGTCGGTGTCGACGAAGCCGGGCGCGACGACGTTGAAGGTGAGGTTGCGCGAGCCCAGCTCACGGGCGAGGGAACGCGCGAAGCCGACCAGCGCGGCCTTGGAGGCGGCGTAGTTCGCCTGGCCGGGACCGCCGTACAGCCCGACGACCGACGAGATGAGCACCACGCGGCCCTTCTTGGCGCGCAGCATGCCGCGGTTGGCGCGCTTGACCACGCGGAAGGTGCCGGTGAGGTTGGTGTCGATGACCGAGGTGAAGTCCTCCTCGGACATGCGCATCAGGAGCTGGTCCTTGGTGATGCCGGCGTTGGCGACGAGGATCTCGACGGGCCCGTGGGCCTCCTCGATCTCCTTGTAGGCCTGCTCCACCTGCTCGGTGTCGGTGATGTCGCACTTGACGGCCAGGCAGCCCAATTCCGTCAGGGCGGCCGGCGGCTCACCCGAGCGGTACGTGATGGCGACCTTGTCGCCGGCATCGGCGAAAGCGCGGGCGATGGCGAGGCCGATGCCCCGGTTGCCTCCGGTGACGAGAACCGAGCGGCTCAACGGATCACCCTTTCGATAGCGGTCTGATACCCGCCCCGGCGCCTGGACGACAGGCGGTGATGACAGGCGGCTTCCTCGAAAACCTATCGGTCCGGGCACGCCCGCGGACAATCGGGCACCCACAGTGGCGTACGGGACTCACTGTCGGGTCCCTACAGAAACCCGCCGGTCCGGCTCCGGAAACTCATGGCCCGCGCGCGGGATGGACGACATGATCGGAGCAGTCACGACGTACGGCAACCACGGTCACCTCGACAGAAAGAGACGGCGGTGCCTCATACCATCGACGAGGCCTTCACGGCCCTCCCCCTACGCCCCCTCGCCGACGCGGCCCTCGCACGCGCGCGTGCGCTCGGCGCCGAGCACGCGGACTTCCGGTTCGAGCGGGTGCGGGGCGCCTCCTGGCGGTTCCGGGACGCCAAGCCCGCCGGGTCGTCGGACACCACCGATCTCGGATACGCGGTGCGGGTGGTGCACGGCGGTACGTGGGGCTTCGCGTCCGGCGTCGACCTCACCCTGGACGCCGCCGCCCGGGTCGCCGGGCAGGCGGTGGCGATGGCCAAGCTGTCCGCCCAGGTGATCAAGGCGGCCGGCTCGGACGTGGGGGCACCTCCCACGCCTTTCGGGCAGTGGGGGAGGGTGGAGCTGGCCGACGAGCCGGTGCACGCCGAGAAGACGTGGATCTCGTCGTACGAGATCGATCCGTTCAGCGTGCCCGACGAGGAGAAGGCCGGGCTGATCGCGGAGTGGAGCGCGCAGCTGCTGGCGGCTCACGGGGTCGACCACGTCGACGCCTCGCTGCTCACCGTCCACGAGAACAAGTTCTACGCGGACACCGCCGGGACGGTGACCACGCAGCAGCGGGTGCGGCTGCACCCCGTGTTCAACGCGGTGGCGGTGGACGAGTCGAGCGGCGAGTTCGACTCGATGCGCACGCTCGCGCCGCCCGTGGGACGCGGCTGGGAGTACCTGCGGGGCACCGGCTGGGACTGGGAGGGCGAGCTGGAACGGATCCCGGAGCTGCTCGCCGAGAAGATGCGCGCCCCCAGCGTCGAGGCGGGCCTGTACGACCTGGTCGTCGACCCGTCCAACCTGTGGCTGACCATCCACGAGTCCATCGGGCACGCCACCGAGCTCGACCGGGCGCTCGGCTACGAGGCCGCGTACGCCGGCACCTCCTTCGCCACGTTCGACCAGCTCGGCAAGTTGCGCTACGGCTCGGAGCTGATGAACGTCACCGGCGACCGCACCGCCGAGCACGGTCTGGCCACCATCGGCTACGACGACGAGGGCGTCGAGGGCCAGTCCTGGGACCTGGTCAAGGACGGCACCCTCGTCGGCTACCAGCTGGACCGGCGGATCGCGAAGCTGACCGGCTTCGAGCGGTCCAACGGCTGCGCCTACGCCGACTCCCCCGGGCACGTGCCGGTGCAGCGCATGGCCAACGTGTCGCTGCGGCCGGACCCGGCCGGGATGTCGACCGAGGATCTGATCGGGGGCGTGGAGCGCGGCATCTACGTGGTCGGCGACCGGTCCTGGTCGATCGACATGCAGCGGTACAACTTCCAGTTCACCGGTCAGCGCTTCTACCGCATCGAGAACGGGCGGCTGGCCGGGCAGCTGCGCGATGTCGCCTACCAGGCGACGACCACCGACTTCTGGGGCTCGATGTCCGCGGTGGGCGGGCCACAGACCTATGTGCTCGGCGGCGCCTTCAACTGCGGCAAGGCACAGCCCGGGCAGGTCGCGGCCGTCTCGCACGGCTGCCCGTCGGCCCTCTTCAAGGGCGTCAACATCCTCAACACGACCCAGGAGGCCGGTCGATGAGCGCGCGTTCCAGCAAGCCGCACGAGGTCGTCGAGCGCGCCCTCGAACTGTCCCGGGCGGACGGCTGTGTCGTCATCGCCGACGAGCGGTCCACCGCCAACCTGCGTTGGGCGGGCAACGCGCTCACCACGAACGGTGTCACCCGCGGGCGCACGCTCACCGTGGTCGCCACGGTCGACGGCAAGGAGGGCACCGCCTCCGGGGTCGTGTCGCGGTCCGCGGTGACCCCCGACGAGCTGGAGCCCCTGGTGCGGGCCGCGGAGGCCGCCGCGCGCGGCGCCGGGCCCGCCGAGGACGCGCAGCCGCTGGTCACGGGTGTGGAGCGGTCGCCGGAGTTCACCGAGGCGCCCGCCGAGACCTCGTCCGCCGTGTTCGCCGACTTCGCCCCGGCGCTCGGCGAGGCCTTCGCACGCGCGCGTGCGGGCGGCCGCGAGCTGTACGGCTTCGCC
It encodes the following:
- a CDS encoding TldD/PmbA family protein, producing MPHTIDEAFTALPLRPLADAALARARALGAEHADFRFERVRGASWRFRDAKPAGSSDTTDLGYAVRVVHGGTWGFASGVDLTLDAAARVAGQAVAMAKLSAQVIKAAGSDVGAPPTPFGQWGRVELADEPVHAEKTWISSYEIDPFSVPDEEKAGLIAEWSAQLLAAHGVDHVDASLLTVHENKFYADTAGTVTTQQRVRLHPVFNAVAVDESSGEFDSMRTLAPPVGRGWEYLRGTGWDWEGELERIPELLAEKMRAPSVEAGLYDLVVDPSNLWLTIHESIGHATELDRALGYEAAYAGTSFATFDQLGKLRYGSELMNVTGDRTAEHGLATIGYDDEGVEGQSWDLVKDGTLVGYQLDRRIAKLTGFERSNGCAYADSPGHVPVQRMANVSLRPDPAGMSTEDLIGGVERGIYVVGDRSWSIDMQRYNFQFTGQRFYRIENGRLAGQLRDVAYQATTTDFWGSMSAVGGPQTYVLGGAFNCGKAQPGQVAAVSHGCPSALFKGVNILNTTQEAGR
- the fabG gene encoding 3-oxoacyl-[acyl-carrier-protein] reductase — encoded protein: MSRSVLVTGGNRGIGLAIARAFADAGDKVAITYRSGEPPAALTELGCLAVKCDITDTEQVEQAYKEIEEAHGPVEILVANAGITKDQLLMRMSEEDFTSVIDTNLTGTFRVVKRANRGMLRAKKGRVVLISSVVGLYGGPGQANYAASKAALVGFARSLARELGSRNLTFNVVAPGFVDTDMTKALTDEQRENIVKQVPLGRYAQPEEIAATVRFLASDDASYITGAVIPVDGGLGMGH